The following are encoded in a window of Pseudalgibacter alginicilyticus genomic DNA:
- a CDS encoding ABC transporter substrate-binding protein produces MIKQVLQQIISYLSISCIILIIISCENNTNTNKDHLVFRYNEHKNIGSLDPAFSKDLADIWATNQLFNGLVQMDENLNIEPCIAKDWTISKDALTYSFTLRNDVYFHSHLLFGKDSTRTVKASDFEYSLNRLLDKQVASPGSWVLNKVESFKSINDTLFQIQLKQAFPAFLGLLSMKYCSVVPKEIVKYYGSDFRANPIGTGPFKFKRWEENIKLVFRKNNNYFETDKNKNPLPYLEAISITFLPDKQSEFLQFSQGNIDFISGLDASYKDEILTADGKLRTQYTQSKNMIHGPYLNTEYLAFYMDSEVPEIQSELLRKAVNYGFDREKMMIYLRNGVGIPAAGGFIPKGLPGHNAAIGFSYQPETAKQLLNQFKKETDIETPRISLTTTSNYLSFCEFIQRELQKIGLHVNVDVIPAATLKDAKANGKLDMFRASWIADYPDAENYLSLFYSKNFAPNGPNYSHFKNDLFDTWYQQAFTETNTKNRELLYTKMDSLVMQKAPIVPLFYDEVVRFTGKNISGLGINPINLLDLKRVKKTTLQ; encoded by the coding sequence ATGATAAAACAAGTATTACAACAAATAATCAGCTACTTATCAATTAGTTGTATTATTTTAATTATCATTTCATGCGAAAACAATACAAACACAAACAAAGACCACTTAGTTTTTCGTTACAACGAACATAAGAATATTGGCTCATTAGATCCTGCATTTTCAAAAGATTTGGCAGATATATGGGCTACCAACCAACTCTTTAATGGATTGGTGCAAATGGACGAAAACTTAAATATAGAACCCTGTATTGCTAAAGACTGGACCATTTCTAAAGATGCGCTCACATACTCTTTTACTCTAAGAAATGATGTTTATTTTCATTCACATCTTTTATTTGGAAAAGATTCCACACGTACAGTAAAAGCTTCTGATTTTGAATATAGTTTAAACAGGCTCCTTGACAAGCAGGTTGCATCACCAGGGAGCTGGGTTTTAAATAAAGTTGAGAGTTTTAAATCTATAAACGACACCCTTTTTCAAATTCAATTGAAACAAGCATTCCCTGCTTTTTTAGGGTTGTTATCTATGAAATATTGCTCGGTAGTTCCTAAAGAGATTGTTAAATATTATGGTAGTGATTTTAGAGCAAATCCTATTGGCACAGGCCCCTTTAAATTTAAACGTTGGGAAGAAAATATTAAATTGGTTTTTAGAAAAAATAATAATTATTTTGAAACAGACAAAAACAAAAACCCTTTACCATATTTAGAAGCCATATCCATTACTTTTTTACCAGATAAACAAAGTGAATTTTTACAATTCTCACAAGGTAACATTGATTTTATTTCTGGTTTAGACGCCTCTTACAAAGATGAAATTCTGACCGCTGATGGCAAATTAAGAACCCAATATACTCAAAGTAAAAACATGATACATGGGCCTTATTTGAATACCGAATACTTAGCTTTTTACATGGATTCTGAAGTTCCCGAAATACAATCAGAGTTACTTCGAAAAGCTGTAAATTATGGTTTTGATAGAGAAAAAATGATGATTTATCTGAGAAATGGTGTTGGCATTCCCGCGGCAGGTGGCTTTATTCCGAAAGGGCTTCCCGGACACAATGCGGCTATTGGATTTTCTTATCAGCCTGAAACTGCAAAACAATTACTTAATCAATTTAAAAAAGAAACAGATATTGAAACCCCTAGAATATCATTAACTACTACGAGTAATTACTTAAGTTTCTGCGAATTTATTCAACGTGAACTACAAAAAATTGGACTTCACGTGAATGTAGATGTCATTCCTGCTGCTACGTTAAAAGATGCTAAAGCCAATGGTAAATTAGATATGTTTAGAGCAAGCTGGATTGCAGATTACCCAGATGCTGAAAATTACCTATCATTATTTTACAGCAAAAATTTTGCCCCTAATGGTCCCAATTATTCGCATTTTAAAAATGACTTATTTGATACTTGGTACCAACAAGCTTTTACAGAAACTAACACAAAAAACAGAGAACTATTATACACCAAAATGGATAGTTTAGTTATGCAAAAAGCACCTATTGTTCCTCTTTTCTATGATGAAGTAGTTAGGTTTACAGGAAAAAATATAAGTGGATTAGGTATTAATCCTATTAACTTATTGGATTTGAAACGGGTTAAAAAGACTACTCTACAGTAA